A single genomic interval of Leishmania panamensis strain MHOM/PA/94/PSC-1 chromosome 25 sequence harbors:
- a CDS encoding hypothetical protein (TriTrypDB/GeneDB-style sysID: LpmP.25.0160) has product MDSTDAASTAVWAFATAPSEGVPVLEALAQEFEWLGALPLDDLLTYTDSHHGRVTGARELMSALLSVSMPCPSPAQVALYVVLASRVYVALFVETVERKRRRLPSENSDLFAHTQKDCLRVCVYATMQAWTRDFVPFLVHSVLPCLHLRDAVPTTVRASNPSACPPGAPKVSSDDEAENNSTEKQRELLDALNAYCVREELVRLVIAVYRTTSGEDDAAAALLLAAYAALCYTEPSRSLASGGRHLRGTAATTLQQWRTRFWDEIHPAASSNTTTERAAPPDTIAYDDLDAILTQCLRRLREIAAEPHCYNARDPFSFALTALQACAVSTGRADTLHAADVERGTAPPDNTAAGLAMEHDRDVEASTLVALDALDVHSCEAATDPPEELLSLSLCRQGALLLLADALRYQCTLAAQQSFAYTVSASSLLLGVADAYVVALRCVCSSAVLLRHLLFLHDILSAVPKYTLCCAEEAVSSQLRPSGQRNLDSCLTRRYEAFFDMAKELLTISALCPVEEHRRMSRIVVLELLGRLEERARIRMHGSLMALCPYPSIARFFLEEFVREWRAPKSEMDRFTAPQASPTDSMAPFVLQQCAQAFLTQVSSGTSGFVDPLVVVLNFVRVEVSQRAWIRSLCPQAAMSGPGDEVSSVCCAWSQFLGSLRERLLPRCHALIEKAATLLEDHQATPFSVEVSLSPLDLFSLSCAVEGLEQVLG; this is encoded by the coding sequence ATGGACAGCACCGATGCTGCGTCGACAGCGGTGTGGGCATTTGCCACCGCTCCGTCGGAAGGCGTGCCAGTACTGGAAGCCCTTGCACAGGAGTTCGAATGGCTGGGCGCGCTGCCTCTCGATGATCTGCTGACATACACCGACTCTCATCACGGGCGAGTTACAGGCGCACGGGAGCTAATGAGCGCCCTCTTGTCGGTGTCGATGCCGTGCCCTTCGCCTGCGCAGGTGGCCCTGTACGTGGTCTTAGCGTCGCGCGTGTACGTGGCACTCTTCGTGGAGACGGTGGAGCGAAAGCGCCGACGCCTACCTTCGGAGAACTCAGATTTGTTTGCCCATACTCAGAAGGATTGCCTtcgtgtatgcgtgtatgcCACGATGCAGGCGTGGACGCGCGATTTCGTTCCTTTTCTCGTGCACTCGGTGCTGCCGTGTCTTCACCTCCGCGACGCGGTGCCTACCACAGTGAGGGCTTCGAACCCGAGTGCGTGTCCACCGGGCGCACCAAAAGTCAGTTCCGACGACGAAGCCGAGAACAACTccacagagaagcagagggAACTCCTCGATGCACTTAATGCGTactgtgtgcgtgaggagcTGGTGCGCCTTGTCATCGCGGTGTACCGCACAACAAGTGGCGAGgacgatgccgctgccgcactgtTGCTGGCAGCGTACGCTGCGCTGTGCTACACAGAgccctctcgctccctgGCCTCGGGCGGACGACATCTTCGCGGGACCGCGGCCACAacactgcagcagtggcgcacacGTTTTTGGGACGAAATACATCCGGCAGCCTCGAGCAATACGACAACGGAacgcgcagctccacctgaCACGATCGCATACGATGACCTCGACGCCATTCTCACACAGTGTCTCCGGCGCCTCCGCGAGATCGCAGCTGAGCCGCACTGCTACAACGCCAGAGACCCCTTCTCGTTTGCACTGACCGCTTTGCAGGCTTGTGCCGTCTCCACTGGCCGTGCCGACACATTGCACGCCGCGgacgtggagagggggacCGCACCACCGGACAACACCGCAGCCGGTCTAGCCATGGAGCACGATCGTGATGTGGAGGCCTCCACCTTGGTGGCACTGGATGCGTTGGATGTGCATTCATGTGAAGCTGCCACAGATCCTCCGGAGGAgctcctttctctgtctctgtgtcgCCAAggagcactgctgcttctcgcGGATGCGCTACGATATCAGTGCACATTAGCGGCGCAGCAATCATTCGCGTATACCGTGTCCgcctcatcgctgctgctcggtgTCGCCGATGCGTACGTTGTCGCTttgcggtgtgtgtgcagctctgccgtgcTCTTGCGGCATTTACTTTTTCTGCACGATATTCTGTCGGCTGTGCCCAAGTACacgctctgctgcgccgaaGAGGCGGTGAGCAGTCAGCTACGGCCCAGTGGGCAGAGGAATCTGGATTCGTGTCTCACGAGGCGCTACGAGGCCTTCTTTGATATGGCAAAGGAGCTGCTGACGATCTCGGCGCTGTGCCCCGTCGAGGAGCACCGACGAATGTCCCGTATTGTGGTACTGGAGCTTCTGGGGCGACTCGAGGAACGGGCACGGATCCGTATGCACGGCTCGCTCATGGCGCTTTGCCCTTACCCATCCATCGCCCGTTTCTTTCTCGAAGAGTTTGTGCGTGAGTGGCGTGCGCCGAAGAGCGAGATGGATCGTTTCACTGCACCGCAGGCATCCCCGACTGACTCGATGGCGCCtttcgtgctgcagcagtgtgcGCAAGCCTTTCTCACACAAGTGTCAAGCGGCACGAGCGGCTTCGTGGACCCGCTGGTTGTCGTGTTGAACTTTGTGCGGGTGGAGGTGAGCCAGCGGGCATGGATTCGCTCATTGTGTCCACAGGCTGCAATGTCAGGCCCTGGAGATGAAGTTTCCTCTGTGTGTTGCGCATGGTCGCAGTTCCTGGGTTCCCTGCGCGAGCGCCTCCTTCCTCGATGCCACGCACTCATAGAGAAAGCTGCGACTCTACTCGAAGACCATCAGGCAACACCATTTTCCGTGgaggtctctctctccccgctcGACTTGTTTTCGctcagctgcgccgtcgaggGCCTCGAGCAGGTGCTAGGGTAG
- a CDS encoding hypothetical protein (TriTrypDB/GeneDB-style sysID: LpmP.25.0170) produces MADPADVLLLSLEVEAAAARNAELSQTIEALQDEVLRLRRADASLFACDARQGPKLPSETVEGPSTTRGVQRDLSSAAADAREAFLVLDDLLFEVADIRSRILPEESVDFTPRAFSAEATVTGHATRCLEEARKLKEALIVKQHSMAAQVSELRRALGEQAESNEKQCTDGALQYAMLERKYAELQCKYREAVARQGELVLDRVIQSVPQLSPFR; encoded by the coding sequence ATGGCGGATCCAGCAGACGTACTTCTCCTGTCGCttgaggtggaggcggcagctgctcgaaACGCCGAACTGAGTCAGACCAttgaggcgctgcaggacgaGGTACTGCGCCTCCGGCGTGCGGATGCGTCGCTCTTTGCTTGCGATGCGCGACAGGGGCCGAAGTTACCCTCGGAAACCGTGGAGGGGCCAAGTACGACGCGAGGCGTACAGCGAGACCTGtcgtcagctgctgcagatgccAGAGAGGCGTTTCTCGTCCTGGATGACTTGCTTTTCGAAGTGGCTGATATTCGCTCCCGGATACTCCCGGAAGAGAGCGTGGACTTCACGCCACGGGCCTTTAGCGCAGAGGCTACGGTGACCGGCCACGCCACGCGATGCCTCGAGGAAGCACGCAAGCTTAAGGAAGCTCTCATTGTCAAGCAGCACAGcatggcggcgcaggtgtCAGAGCTTCGGCGTGCTCTCGGTGAGCAGGCCGAGAGCAACGAGAAACAATGTACAGACGGTGCTTTGCAGTACGCCATGTTGGAGCGCAAGTATGCAGAACTCCAATGCAAGTACAGGGAGGCAGTCGCAAGACAGGGTGAATTGGTGCTTGATCGTGTCATTCAGTCTGTCCCACAGCTGTCGCCGTTCCGTTGA
- a CDS encoding cleavage and polyadenylation specificity factor, putative (TriTrypDB/GeneDB-style sysID: LpmP.25.0180), producing MLRASAGSIRLTSVYECTTPNAPYAYLVEIDGVRILFDCGWNEEFDTSFLAKLKPHLATVHAVILSSPHITACGALPFVLTHIAPGTFVAAAGATSKIGVHSVLHSFLYQYPNSHTFTLADGEGFTMTVDSIYHSFRSLREPYGGKVTVKNEDVEVNCFAVFAGRMLGGYSWTIKYQIDELFYCPDFSVKPSYALKSFDVPTTANIVLVSSFPFHMTVSNRTTKYEEQLKSLFKELQHTLRGGSDVLVPVNVAGRGLEVLNILVHLLAEQGGDKYKVVLVAAQAQELLDKAGTMTEALQDYLILDDKRLFANVLTCRSAEEVLPIQGPKICVADGVSLDFGPSAELLEYFVKGNRDGADHLIVLTEPPLPGTNATVVTAAGDGERLHFQITRRSRLSGEELEEYYIDLEHDVEQRRRELEAQSTFQVVPDDEEDAANTKGDADDDDDDDGEWVAAAATSHGGAAEKPSTISGTTAATTAGAGDAAAAPAKTKAAATTPGLVLPPSLHYHSKHLSFPVLETASTLSAAALKRIDVAYGLPVSEEEQVVLQKRAPARQHSDAGPEALQVENDAQRLANIPSKVSRVAVEVTRRCRVVLSDLSGYPDALTMKSILKTKWTFAKKMVGLRGNAEDGRAFQHFCRADKSMKCGSTVFSVTSSGVPLELATHVYSYAVQLESSLARSLSRGLRRVRETKSKSTWEVGWVNGELSGVRAEADLVEPEVQRCRSDRASYFLTAVTADKSQACAAQREQQGLQSGSFFVGDMDLRRLRETSRQESGLYSEFHKKAPLLVFDEGVCVRKGADGTVTISSIATPALFDLRRTVYRQYSQVL from the coding sequence ATGCTACGCGCCTCCGCGGGCAGTATTCGGCTCACTTCGGTGTACGAGTGCACTACCCCCAATGCACCCTATGCCTATCTCGTTGAGATCGACGGGGTGCGTATCCTCTTCGACTGCGGATGGAATGAGGAGTTCGACACGTCCTTCCTCGCTAAGCTGAAGCCACACCTGGCAACTGTGCATGCCGTGATCCTGTCGAGTCCGCACATCACCGCCTGCGGCGCCCTTCCCTTTGTCCTCACCCACATCGCTCCCGGCACTtttgtggcggcggccggcgccACATCGAAGATCGGCGTGCACAGTGTCTTGCACTCCTTCTTGTATCAGTACCCAAACTCGCACACCTTCACCCTCGCGGATGGGGAGGGGTTCACGATGACGGTGGATTCCATCTACCACAGCTTTCGCTCCCTCCGCGAGCCGTATGGCGGTAAGGTCACCGTGAAGAATGAGGATGTTGAGGTCAATTGCTTCGCCGTCTTTGCTGGCCGCATGCTGGGTGGCTACAGCTGGACAATCAAGTACCAAATCGATGAGCTCTTCTACTGCCCAGACTTCTCGGTGAAGCCGTCGTATGCGCTGAAGTCGTTTGACGTGCCGACAACGGCGAACATCGTGCTTGTGAGCAGCTTTCCCTTTCATATGACCGTCTCAAATCGGACGACGAAGTACGAAGAACAACTGAAGAGCCTTTTCAAAGAACTCCAGCACACcctgcgcggtggcagcgacgtTCTCGTGCCTGTTAACGTCGCAGGTCGTGGACTGGAGGTGCTGAACATCCTTGTGCACCTCTTGGCAGAGCAGGGCGGCGACAAGTACAAGGTTGTTCTGGTGGCTGCCCAGGCCCAGGAGCTGCTCGACAAGGCAGGCACCATgaccgaggcgctgcaggattACTTGATTCTCGATGATAAGCGCCTCTTTGCGAATGTCCTCacgtgccgcagcgcagaggaggtgctcCCGATCCAGGGCCCCAAGATCTGTGTCGCGGACGGGGTCTCTCTGGATTTCGGACCCTCCGCGGAACTACTCGAGTACTTTGTGAAGGGCAAccgcgacggcgccgatCACCTCATCGTCTTGACGgagccgccgttgccggGGACGAACGCGACCGTGGTGACCGCTGCTGGGGACGGCGAGCGTCTGCACTTTCAAATCACGCGTCGTAGTCGCCTGAGTggggaggagctggaggagtaCTATATTGACCTGGAGCACGACgtggagcagcgccggcgtgAGTTGGAAGCGCAAAGCACCTTCCAGGTTGTGccagacgacgaggaggacgctgCCAATACCAAGGGAGATGcggacgacgatgacgacgacgatggcgaatgggtggcggcggccgcgacgAGTCATGGGGGAGCAGCTGAGAAGCCTTCCACCATCAGTGGCACCACGGCTGCCACCAcagctggcgcaggcgatgctgccgcggcccCAGCGAAgacgaaggcggcggcgacaaccCCTGGCTTGGTGTTGCCGCCGTCGTTACACTACCACTCGAAGCATCTGAGCTTTCCCGTGCTGGAGACAGCGAGCACGCtgagcgcggcggcactgaAGCGCATCGATGTTGCGTATGGGCTTCCTGttagcgaggaggagcaggtcgTGCTGCAGAAGCGCGCGCCTGCTCGGCAGCACAGCGATGCGGGGccagaggcgctgcaggtggagAACGATGCACAGCGGCTCGCCAACATCCCATCCAAGGTGTCGCGCGTTGCGGTGGAGGtgacacggcgctgccgcgttGTCCTCTCCGACCTCAGCGGCTATCCAGACGCTCTCACCATGAAGAGCATCCTGAAGACAAAGTGGACGTTTGCAAAGAAGATGGTCGGACTTCGCGGCAACGCCGAGGATGGACGGGCGTTTCAGCACTTTTGCCGCGCCGATAAGTCCATGAAGTGCGGGTCGACTGTCTTCAGTGTCACGTCGTCCGGCGTACCGCTGGAGTTGGCGACGCACGTGTACTCGTATGCGGTGCAGCTAGAGTCGAGTCTCGCACGTAGCCTGTCGCGTGGCCTACGCCGCGTCCGCGAGACCAAGTCAAAGAGTACATGGGAGGTTGGGTGGGTCAATGGTGAGCTCTCCGGCGTGCGTGCTGAAGCCGACCTTGTGGAAccagaggtgcagcgctgtcgctccGACCGCGCCTCTTACTTCCTCACTGCTGTCACAGCGGACAAGTCGCAGGcgtgtgcagcacagcggGAACAGCAAGGGCTGCAGAGTGGCTCCTTCTTTGTCGGCGACATGGACCTTCGCCGCCTGCGCGAGACTTCGCGCCAGGAGAGTGGGCTGTACAGCGAGTTTCACAAGAAAGCGCCCTTGCTGGTCTTCGATgaaggcgtgtgtgtccgaAAAGGCGCTGACGGCACCGtcaccatctcctccattGCCACCCCGGCACTGTTTGATctgcgccgcaccgtctATCGCCAGTACTCGCAGGTATTGTAG
- a CDS encoding hypothetical protein (TriTrypDB/GeneDB-style sysID: LpmP.25.0190) encodes MLRSPTFITGLPLRRSHCTTLAPSGCARAQRHHCSTLGQIQAVFKALRQAKGVRGGTVRLCITEDMRVIVEHQPLLEGGAQTFVQEVAAWHGTFSTTVREAIGHLHPSDELRTSTSPLQSSLTAPVSPTGATIVDLTRVNYDEIRCVMMFMDQRYPQLRLLLRHTSGRDLQGTQLHTATAELVPRGMGVLVTSLTAELQRLTEVFKGEAVGQSYLGCVRRALRDAFSAAGLVYPSSSMGTTTAVSVLSLYAEAWSSDGFSLHLVPDVSPDHVECTLRHGATGKSLASTALALTSEGLRTLLKFCDATTAEHYADRHASIQQRLRSTPLHLVLPRNHLRVKHLLRRLLLYYYGIGEEAVIFRAEVLSGSMHRVQVQVRLDLSNTVNIDDGFLGFFVLGKATGSSKSSTVELATVQALQTVFPDVFESEIAYHPEVRAILESDRATASDDAPPSPGQGLENQLRWALQRQNASFILETVMLKPNSSHPEWGITTGANSVWVSQLYIVQGTTNANATDTAKAGAAASHELCCCAFDGRKARSEQKAMAAALAQRFPDLCRRSVEQAREKHLIDAGGTPAPCAGVRGLQDANVNVFAAALSSDPFLRLLDPRKCAEPQPLSAVHTADSTLERYWRATKANGSFLGSIGVMREASRAVYVARCVRAGDVCDAQGRVIAVATGSTEIGALFALLRSMQELPEVVSRDTSTPVASESSLVADLPLVLPDASPLQTCAQAIARLYGLHCTVCIRLDGLTYVAELWSKTPAESALLEAHSRLSKNPFAADRVFYLGRGHASTPFVAAIRAAQQVFETHIRAHHRAFDEEVLMRGKMRLQPDTQGCLVCLCDAVVAEIKSTSDRIVSDNWLLFTFEHDQLSDLSFHVASGKRSVVLEHSISKDLLSCARELANRISHETSDTFLSPARVSGVDAQTAEQLLCKLCLQAYGLTLQTDTCQRGQMWHCRLSVLMSEEIAYCIAQASGLRKRDTVEAAAVAALREYFVAELPHIHIFATLPAVAALESPNKNTSAETPTKSWCETYAFRVSETASALESASGS; translated from the coding sequence ATGTTGCGGTCACCTACGTTTATTACGGGCTTGCCCCTCCGTCGTTCACATTGTACGACATTAGCGCCGTCGGGTTGCGCGCgggcacagcgccaccactgcagcacccTTGGGCAGATTCAGGCTGTGTTTAAGGCACTGCGCCAGGCGAAGGGTGTCCGAGGCGGTACCGTGCGACTCTGCATTACTGAAGACATGCGGGTGATAGTGGAGCATCAGCCGCTGTTGGAGGGCGGCGCGCAGACATTTGTGCAGGAGGTTGCGGCGTGGCACGGCACTTTTTCCACGACCGTGCGGGAGGCTATTGGACACCTGCATCCCTCCGACGAGCTGCGTACGAGTACATCACCTCTGCAGTCCTCTCTGACGGCTCCTGTATCACCAACTGGCGCCACCATTGTCGATCTTACCAGAGTGAATTATGACGAAATCCGCTGCGTCATGATGTTTATGGATCAGAGATACCCAcagctgcggctgttgctgcgccaCACCAGTGGCCGAGACCTGCAGGGGACACAACTGCacactgccactgctgaaCTTGTGCCTCGTGGGATGGGAGTACTGGTGACGTCTCTCactgcagagctgcagcgactgacGGAGGTCTTCAAAGGCGAGGCGGTCGGCCAAAGCTACCTTGGATGTGTGCGTCGCGCTCTCCGCGAcgccttctctgctgcaggTCTTGTATACCCATCCAGCTCGATGGGAACAACAACTGCCGTGTCGGTGCTGTCCCTCTACGCCGAAGCCTGGTCCTCTGATGGCTTTTCCCTGCATTTGGTTCCAGACGTGAGCCCAGACCATGTGGAGTGCACTCTGCGCCATGGCGCTACAGGAAAATCGCTGGCGTCTACTGCTTTAGCCCTCACGAGCGAAGGGCTGCGCACATTGCTGAAGTTCTGCGATGCCACGACAGCGGAGCACTACGCCGACCGTCATGCATCTATTCAGCAGCGCCTACGTAGTACGCCACTGCACCTTGTGTTGCCACGCAATCATCTACGCGTcaagcacctcctgcgcagGCTTCTCCTGTACTACTATGGCATTGGCGAAGAGGCAGTTATTTTTCGAGCAGAGGTGCTGAGTGGCTCGATGCATAGGGTCCAGGTGCAGGTGCGTCTTGACTTGTCGAATACCGTAAACATTGACGACGGCTTCCTCGGCTTCTTTGTCCTCGGCAAGGCAACGGGCAGCTCCAAAAGTTCAACAGTGGAGCTCGCCACCGTGCAGGCGTTGCAGACTGTGTTTCCTGACGTGTTTGAGAGCGAGATCGCCTACCATCCAGAGGTGCGTGCTATCCTGGAGAGCGACAGAGCCACTGCCTCTGACGACGCCCCTCCGTCTCCAGGACAGGGACTAGAGAACCAACTGCGCTGGGCACTTCAACGGCAGAACGCGTCTTTCATTTTGGAGACAGTAATGTTGAAACCAAACTCGTCTCATCCAGAGTGGGGCATTACGACGGGTGCCAACTCGGTGTGGGTTTCTCAGCTGTATATTGTGCAGGGGACCACCAATGCGAACGCAACCGATACAGCCAAagccggtgctgcggctAGTCATGAGCTGTGTTGTTGCGCGTTTGATGGTCGAAAGGCGCGCAGCGAGCAaaaggcgatggcggccgCTCTTGCCCAGCGATTCCCTGATCTCTGTCGTCGAAGCGTGGAGCAGGCGCGGGAAAAACATCTCATCGACGCTGGCGGCACACCAGCACCGTGCGCCGGGGTGAGGGGGTTGCAAGACGCTAACGTGAACGTATTCGCGGCGGCACTCTCGTCTGATCCATTTCTCAGGCTTCTTGACCCACGCAAGTGTGCCGAGCCGCAGCCACTTTCTGCGGTACACACTGCCGACTCCACCCTGGAGCGCTACTGGCGTGCAACCAAAGCAAATGGCTCATTTCTGGGGAGCATTGGCGTGATGCGTGAGGCGAGCCGCGCCGTTTACGTTGCGCGGTGCGTGAGGGCAGGGGATGTGTGCGACGCGCAGGGGCGAGTGATTGCCGTGGCCACGGGCTCCACCGAGATCGGTGCACTGTTTGCTTTGCTGAGAAGCATGCAGGAGCTCCCAGAGGTGGTCAGCCGGGATACTTCCACCCCGGTTGCCAGTGAATCCAGCTTGGTGGCGGATCTGCCATTGGTGTTACCAGATGCATCACCGTTGCAGACCTGTGCGCAGGCCATCGCACGGCTCTACGGACTGCACTGCACCGTGTGTATTCGCCTGGACGGACTCACGTATGTGGCAGAATTATGGAGTAAGACTCCGGCCGAGAGCGCTTTATTGGAGGCGCATTCAAGGCTCTCGAAGAACCCGTTTGCAGCCGATCGGGTCTTTTACCTTGGCCGAGGGCACGCTAGCACGCCATTCGTGGCTGCGATACGCGCCGCCCAACAGGTGTTCGAGACGCACATACGAGCGCACCATCGCGCGTTCGACGAAGAGGTGCTGATGAGGGGAAAGATGAGGCTGCAGCCGGATACTCAAGGGTGTCTTGTTTGTCTGTGTGATGCGGTGGTAGCAGAAATCAAGTCCACGAGCGACCGCATTGTCAGTGACAACTGGCTTCTCTTCACGTTCGAGCACGATCAGCTCAGCGACTTGTCCTTCCATGTAGCATCAGGGAAACGCTCTGTCGTGCTTGAGCATTCTATCAGCAAGGACTTGCTGAGCTGCGCGCGTGAACTAGCCAACCGTATCAGTCACGAAACGAGTGACAcattcctctcccccgcACGCGTTTCCGGCGTAGACGCTCagacggcggagcagctATTGTGCAAGCTCTGTCTGCAAGCCTACGGACTTACTCTGCAGACGGACACGTGCCAGAGAGGCCAGATGTGGCACTGCCGGCTGAGCGTGCTCATGTCAGAGGAGATAGCGTACTGCATCGCGCAGGCATCTGGACTTCGCAAGAGGGATACCGTAGAGgccgctgcagtggctgcgctgcgggaATACTTCGTCGCAGAGTTGCCCCACATTCACATCTTTGCTACACTTCCCGCTGTTGCGGCGCTAGAAAGTCCTAACAAGAACACCTCTGCCGAGACGCCGACGAAGTCGTGGTGCGAGACGTACGCGTTTCGCGTATCGGAAACGGCGTCAGCATTGGAATCTGCGAGCGGCTCATAA
- a CDS encoding ubiquitin carboxyl-terminal hydrolase, putative (TriTrypDB/GeneDB-style sysID: LpmP.25.0200), with protein MWFPLESNPAVMNRYLSALGITEAKLQFVDVYGMSDDLLEMVPSPVHAVLLVYPTCEATEKRIAEQQAAQAEEIAALCRLHRVFFTQQCVPNACGTIAIMHALLNNHDKLGEIARGSILDSAWVKAAEVTVDPKVMGKLIAEDKRLAIAHAAAAQEGATTNQGIDANINLHFVCFIQVGGRCVELDGRKDHPTLHGDCADNMSFLKAAAAAIQERMALNPNAYEFGITALVDK; from the coding sequence ATGTGGTTCCCGCTAGAGAGCAATCCAGCGGTGATGAACCGTTACCTGAGCGCCTTGGGGATCACCGAAGCCAAGTTGCAGTTTGTGGACGTGTACGGTATGTCGGACGATCTACTGGAGATGGTCCCTTCGCCAGTGCACGCTGTGCTCCTCGTGTACCCTACCTGCGAAGCCACAGAGAAACGCATAGCCGAACAGCAAGCCGCACAGGCGGAGGAAATTGCGGCGCTCTGCCGGTTGCATCGTGTGTTCTTCACACAGCAGTGCGTGCCGAACGCGTGCGGGACCATTGCAATTATGCATGCCCTTCTTAACAACCACGATAAGCTCGGCGAGATCGCCCGCGGCAGCATCCTCGACAGTGCGTGGGtgaaagcagcagaggtgacGGTGGATCCCAAGGTGATGGGGAAACTTATTGCGGAAGACAAGCGTCTTGCCATcgctcacgctgctgctgcgcaggaggGCGCGACTACTAACCAGGGCATCGACGCAAACATCAACCTTCACTTTGTTTGCTTCATCCAGGTAGGCGGGCGCTGCGTCGAGCTAGATGGGCGCAAGGACCACCCGACCTTGCACGGTGACTGTGCTGACAACATGTCATTTCTCaaggcagccgccgccgccatacAGGAGCGCATGGCGCTGAACCCGAACGCCTACGAGTTTGGCATCACTGCACTGGTGGACAAATAA